In Streptomyces sp. P9-A4, the genomic window GGATCGTCGGCATCCAGGCGATCAGCACGTACGACCAGAGCGACTGCAGGCCCATGAACAGCGTGACCTGCCAGGCGAGCCCCGAGCGCCAGAGGTTCACCGGGCGGGCGGCGCCGACGGCCGGGACGGCCCGTACCTCATGGCCGGTACGGCCCCGGGCGATCAGCACCTGCGGCAGCCAGGCGACGGCGGCCACCGCGGCGAGCAGCGACCAGACGCCGAGCGAGGCCTCCCAGCCGCCGCCGAGCGCCTTCTCCAGTGGCACCGCGCCCGCCGCCGCCATCGTGGCCCCGGCGACCATCGCGCCCGTGTAGACCGAGGTCATCGCCGCGGCCCGGTCCGGGAAGTCACGCTTGATCAGGCCCGGCATGAGCACATTGAGCAGGGCGATCGCGGTGCCGACGAGGACGCCGCCGCCGTACAGCGCGTACGCGGAGGGCAGCAGGCGCGCGAGGATGCCGACGGCGAGCAGCAGCAGTGCCGCGAAGAGGACGCGTTCGGCGCCGAAGCGGCGGCCCAGCCACGGTGCCACCAGGGCGCCCAGGCCGAGGAAGAGCACCGGTACCGAGGTCACCAGGGAGCTCGCCGTCGAGGAGAGCCCGTAGTCGGCGGATATCTCGCCGACCAGGGGCGCCACGCTCGCGAGCGCGGCCCGCATGTTCAGGGAGGCCAGCACGATCCCGACGAGCAGCAGCGCCGGGTGCGCGAGCAGCGCCCGCCGGGCCGCCTTCCCCGCCGCCGTCTGTTCGACCCCGGCCTCGGCGTCGACGAGCAGGGGTGCCGGGGCGCCCGCCGGCTCCGTCGTACGTGTTCCCTCGCTCACCGGGAGCCCTCCGTCAGCGCCGCGATCGTCTCCATGGGCGCCCGCAGCAGTTCGCGGGCCTGTCGCTCCGCCGCCTCGGGGTCGCCCGACTCGATCGCGGCGACCAGTGCCTCGTGGGCGTCTATGTCGACCGGGGGCATCTCCCGGTCGCCGAGGGCCTTCACCAGGACGTCGTGGACCTGCGCGGAGAAGAAGCGGTACACCTCGACGAAGGGCGCGTTGTGCGTGGCGCCGACGACCGCGAGGTGGAAGGCGAGGTCCGCGTCCGCGTCCCGGTCGCCCTCCTCGCGCAGCCCGGTCAGGGCCGCCCGCAGCCGCAGCAGGTCGTGGGTGTCCCGCCGGGCCGCAGCGAGCCGGGCGGCTTCGGCCTCCAGGGCGACCCGCAGTTCGAGGACGTCGGCGGCGCCCGCGTGCCGGACCTCGCGCAGGACGGCGGCCGGATCGGCGGTCGACCTGACGAAGGTGCCGTTGCCCTGGCGGGACTCCAGGAGGCCCGCGTGGACCAGGACCCTGACGGCCTCGCGGACGGTGTTGCGGCCGACGCCGAGCTGCTGGGCGAGCTCGTGCTCGGTCGGGATGCGGTCGCCGACCGCCCACTCGCCGTCCGCGAGCTGCGTACGCAGCTGTTCCACCACGGAATCCACCAGCGAGGTACGCCCCGCAGCTCTGAGTGCCATGCCGTTCCGACCCCTCCATTTGCCCGGTTGCCCAGTCATCCTACAACTGACCGGCCGAGGGACTCCCGACTACTGTGGGGCCGTACGCGGACCGAACACCCTCACCACCCTCGGGAGTCAGTCATGTCAGACCGCTTCGACGTCGTCGTACTCGGAGCTGGCCCCGGCGGCTACGTCGCCGCCATCCGCGCCGCCCAGCTGGGCAAGCGGGTCGCGGTCGTCGAGGAGAAGTACTGGGGCGGTGTCTGCCTGAACGTCGGCTGCATCCCCACCAAGGCACTGCTGCGCAACGCCGAACTCGCCCACATCTTCAACCACGAGGCGAAGACCTTCGGCATCAAGGTCGACGGCACGGTCTCCTTCGACTACAGCGAGGCGTTCCGCCGCAGCCGCTCGGTCGCCGACGGCCGCGTCAAGGGCGTCCACTTCCTGATGAAGAAGAACGGGATCACGGAGTTCGACGGCCGGGGCACCTTCCTCGACGCGAACACCCTCCAGGTCGCCAAGTCCGACGGCACCTCGGAGACGATCACCTTCGACAACTGCGTCATCGCGACCGGCGCCACCCCGCGACTGCTCCCCGGCACCGCCCGCAGCGAGCGCGTCGTGTCGTACGAGGAGCAGATCCTCGCCGAGGACGCCCCCCAGTCGATCGTCATCGCCGGCGCCGGCGCGATCGGCATCGAGTTCGCGTACGTCCTCAACAACTACGGCACCAAGGTCACGATCGTCGAGTTCCTCGACCGGATCGCGCCGCTGGAGGACGAAGAGGTCTCCAAGGAGCTGGCGAAGCAGTACCGCAAGCTCGGCATCGACGTCCTCACCTCGACCCGCGTCGA contains:
- a CDS encoding CynX/NimT family MFS transporter, whose amino-acid sequence is MSEGTRTTEPAGAPAPLLVDAEAGVEQTAAGKAARRALLAHPALLLVGIVLASLNMRAALASVAPLVGEISADYGLSSTASSLVTSVPVLFLGLGALVAPWLGRRFGAERVLFAALLLLAVGILARLLPSAYALYGGGVLVGTAIALLNVLMPGLIKRDFPDRAAAMTSVYTGAMVAGATMAAAGAVPLEKALGGGWEASLGVWSLLAAVAAVAWLPQVLIARGRTGHEVRAVPAVGAARPVNLWRSGLAWQVTLFMGLQSLWSYVLIAWMPTILTDHGMSRSTAGVVFAFNNLVQIAGAFVVPVLAGRMRSQRPLIVLVTTLVAAGYAGLMVAPTEGAWLWSGLLGVGQGGALGLALTLIVLRSGDATTAARLSGMAQTVGYLMAAAGPIAAGALHQATGSWTLPISLVLVVCATAVGVGLLAARNRTV
- a CDS encoding FadR/GntR family transcriptional regulator codes for the protein MALRAAGRTSLVDSVVEQLRTQLADGEWAVGDRIPTEHELAQQLGVGRNTVREAVRVLVHAGLLESRQGNGTFVRSTADPAAVLREVRHAGAADVLELRVALEAEAARLAAARRDTHDLLRLRAALTGLREEGDRDADADLAFHLAVVGATHNAPFVEVYRFFSAQVHDVLVKALGDREMPPVDIDAHEALVAAIESGDPEAAERQARELLRAPMETIAALTEGSR
- the lpdA gene encoding dihydrolipoyl dehydrogenase; amino-acid sequence: MSDRFDVVVLGAGPGGYVAAIRAAQLGKRVAVVEEKYWGGVCLNVGCIPTKALLRNAELAHIFNHEAKTFGIKVDGTVSFDYSEAFRRSRSVADGRVKGVHFLMKKNGITEFDGRGTFLDANTLQVAKSDGTSETITFDNCVIATGATPRLLPGTARSERVVSYEEQILAEDAPQSIVIAGAGAIGIEFAYVLNNYGTKVTIVEFLDRIAPLEDEEVSKELAKQYRKLGIDVLTSTRVEAIDESGPQVRVTVTGKDGVQKVLEADKVLQAIGFAPNVTGYGLEATGVALTERGAIDVDGRCRTSVPHIYAIGDVTAKLMLAHTAEAMGVIAAETIGDAETMELDYPMIPRATYCQPQIASFGWTEAQAREKGFDVKVAKFPFVANGKAHGLGDATGFVKIIADGTHGEIIGAHLIGPDVTELLPELTLAQQWDLTVHEVARNVHAHPTLGEAVKEAIHGLAGHMINF